Genomic window (Cucumis sativus cultivar 9930 chromosome 2, Cucumber_9930_V3, whole genome shotgun sequence):
TCttatttctattaatataagttcaaaatttatgttatctttaaaatatcattatgATTTGTTCGaaattttagcaaaatttcatactttgttttattttgtaaatattttcgagaattttgttagttataatattttttttatcctaatTGATGATAGTCTTCTACTAACGATATGATTTAGTAGGCTTTGAAagcttaatttaaattttactttatttgtaattttttttacattgtgttatatttgttaataatttgGATATGCGTGTTATATTTGGAACCGACgtgtattttaaataattaatcactATCATATATTCCtaagatatataattattttatatacattGATTGTATacgttatttaaaaaaaattgtgacaCCCATGCACAATTCCATTCATCAAAACTTTGTAAATCCTAATTGGTTATATAGGATGTGATgtgatatgatattaaatgGCACATGTGACATAAATCTTATTTGTTatacttaatatatatatattcttacaCCATTTTGAATTGAAGTGGCAGCCATAGCGACCTAGCTAGCTTGTTTTGGaaatctcaaaatattaaaatgataaaagtatCAAGTTCCAAATCTTCGTTGATACTAATAATCTTCAACTATAACACATACACAAACAAGAACTTCTTAAAGGCTTTCTTCATATCTCTCGAGAGTCTTTAATAATGTTGCACACAACAACTACTCCTATATCACACATGCTTACAGATGTTTGTTGAACGAAATTTGGCTTCATCAATAAtgatatgttttgaatttgaaatttttacaTCATTTACTTTTATGATCAAATAAGGTTTAGAGAAGTGTACTGTATAAAGTCTCATAACACTAAAAACACTTTGttgtaatatattatatattactatgtagaaaaattatttttcctcCGCTTGTAAacatatatcaataaaatttgatttattttcctcATAGTTGTATAACGTACCACTAATTAAACCTTTGTAAACTCTATATTTGAAcgattcaataaaaaaaaaaagaaataataatagtatattaattttcattttcattttcaatcgTGTCGagataatgataaaaaagatTGTCTTGGATAATACGGTCGCATGTTTAGagacaaagaagaagagatgatGAGGaagtattaaaagaaagagatatatattaatgtaattatgAAAGATAATATACATGCATTAGGACATAAATAAGTATTGTCAAAAGACAATGAAGGGATCTTGTAGAGGTAAATGTTGTTGATTTGGCTATATAGTTTTGGCTTCCATTAATAAATGCAAAGGAAGAGATAGACTATATAGTATGATTAATGAGCAATATTTTAATgcccaaaaaattaaatgcaaaacAATGTGTTAGgtcaataataatatgaatattacaaaaatgtgCTTTGACTTTAGAccaaaaaaaaccaacattatctcttcatttctttataattagttgtattattttaaaaatacttacaTTTATTGCTCATTTATATATCAccaatcattttcctttaacataaaatttttatttctcaaagTCATATAGGAGGAtagtattaatttataatgttCTAATTTGTACTAATGGATCCATTTTCCAAACTCAGCACATTGCCGagataatattttgaaatgtgttattgagtaataatttttaaattttggtatttttaagaatgttaaaagattaaatatttattttacaaattctCATATATAGTCttcaaaatcataattaagaaaataatttaatatttgaaaaattgaggGTCCTGAAATTGGTTAACCTAACTGTCTCACCGAGATTAGTGTCAAAATTAGcgggaaaataaaattaaaaaatttaatttaaataaagtttttaaaaggtaaaatgAAGTTTGTGTTCTCTATTTTTAGCCCATTACTTGGAAATTTCAACTTCCACTCCCTTCCTTCCCTAATTATTCCTCACGCGCTCATAAAAATGATTACTTCAATtaacttatttaattaaacatgttagcttattatataaatgttaCTTCACAAAAAAGTCCAATATGTAATTCCCAAAATTTGACTCCATACATTACCAATATTTGTCTACCTGTTTAacttacattattattattattattattattattattattattattattattattattattattattattattatatcaagACCCCATCAAACAATTATatgagaatttaattattatttattaaaaatatataatataagaaaattgaaactcACGCGCTTCATCTTCATCTATAAAACTTCACTAATCCTTCCTTCAATGGCTTCCTCACTCACTTCTTTGTTCATTTCTCCCCCACACTGATATGAGACTCACCAACTCTCTCCCGGACCTCCATACCCATCGCCGTAACCCTCCGCAGGAGACCGACGCCTCTCaactccaccaccaccaccaccaactTCAAACCTCTCTCTTTCATCCTTCTACCTTCTCCTCCGACGATTTCCTCGACCAAATCCTCTCCACTGTCCCCTCTCCCTGGGAACTTCCCCCCGGTCTCCCTTCCCAACCATTGCCGCCATCTAATCCTGACAATGTTGAGTTTCACGTCGGCGATACAACTCCGGCGGCTAAAATGGCCATGTCCTTGCTTCAACAGCAGTTACTCATGTCGAGAGGAATCGTCCCTGCCTCCGCTGGCGATGATTGCGGTCTTCTTCCAATGCCTGGTAACAACGTCGTTGAAGTAGACggctcttcttcttcgtctttcAAATGCCCTAATCCGGTACTCATAATTCAAACTGCTTATACGTTTCAATTCGAAAATTAGGTTACAAATTGGTAACGTTTGTCGATTCTATTCCTGAGATTTAATTCCGTAAATCCTGCAGACTGATCATGGTTCTGTCgttccttctcttttcaacGAATTCGCCGGGTTTCTGAACTCGACCGGTCCCGGCAGCCAGAATCAGAATCAATCTCAGGCAACAAATTAGTTCGATTCCATCGTTCAGTTGAAACAATAACTTcaccaaatttttaaaaacttcaattcACAAATCTGCAGGGGAACTCAAACTCTCAGATACCGAACTTCGGAGGTCCGGTATCAGCCAGTACACCACCTCCGGCCGGGCCTAGCTCCTGCGGCGGTGctgcagcagcagcagcaccGGGTCAGCCCCGGCAGCGAGTCAGAGCTCGGAGAGGACAAGCCACAGATCCTCATAGTATAGCCGAAagagtaattaattaacccTAATTACAAACCGCTAAttcattaattacaaaatccatttataatttttgtaatgttgaatttttaatatatatttttgtgacAGTTACGGAGAGAGCGAATTGCGGAGAGAATGAAAGCTCTACAAGAACTTGTTCCCAACGCTAACAAGGTCAGTTTTgtcttttccattttattaaGGACTTTTCCCGTAATTTGGATTGATGTCATCTCTTGATTACACGTGTCCACAATACGTTATGCCTTTTCTTCATCTCGCGGTTCCGCTTTTGCCACGTCTACTTAGCATTCGGTATTTCTTTTTGAattctttccatcttcttttcttgGCCGGACAATGTACTCTTAGTAGCCGGGATTTGCTGccctaaattttatatattcgtcagttgaattttaagataaactattataatggatccattttttaaaattagctTAAATTGTGcgtctaatatatatatatatatatatatatcatttatatataataaatagcTATTTTAGCCTTTGAAGTACAGGTTTTGGAAATATATACTTTGTataaatcaaagttaaaagtatATGTGAAATGAAATGTGTAGGTTGATTTATCATATTATCAATTATGAACAATAGctccaaataataattgtagaaCACATTCTAAtacttcaatttctttaaaatataaaatatgtcaAGCATGTTTCTCTTTATGGAAATAATAATCATGTACACCATAAGAGTTTTTAAATAGCATACAAGCTTCTAACACCAACCcctttctttaataatttgattttttttttttttttctttttggttcttTCAATTCTTGTTTGCACTTGTGCTCAAGAGTATGGAGTGGAGATTGATATTGGTTACCATCCTATGAtggttgaactaaaaaagataatataaatAGTTCCTAGATGGGAGTGGaaattttgaatctttgaTTTGTGGAACGAGTTGAGCTAATGATCTCATAATTAAGATGGGTCAACTTAAACTTATATATTATGTCTTTTTTGGGAATGACAGACAGACAAGGCTTCTATGCTGGATGAGATCATAGACTATGTAAAGTTCCTCCAGCTTCAAGTCAAAGTAAATGATCTCTCTAATTTTCTATTCTCTGTCTCTCACAATAATTCCAACGTAAAAAcatgataaattaaattaaagaatttgGATTGggatatgaaatttatttaatgtatacatatattaagtgggttttgctttttgttattgttgggTTTGTGGTCTGCTGCAGGTTCTGAGTGTCAGCAGGTTGGGCGGTGCCACTGCAGCCATGCCTTCTCGTCTACCCGATCTTTCCACTGAGGTACCCTAATATTgcttcaaattacaaatttggttcAAGTGAAATTTTTATATCCTCCTCTGaataactatttgatttttaaaagaaatctatTAACCatcataattgttttttaaaatttaagagtcTGTAACCATCATAACCATATTTGGTTTAAAGTTATTAAACCAGATCAAAATTTgcaatacaatttttttttttttaccttatcCATACTTTTTTTTGGAGTCATGAAAAGGATAGCATAATAAGGACCCATTGAAACTACTTTAGGTGAAGAAAATTCAACTCtccacaacaaaaaaattcacaCACAACCATCATCATTCATCATGGAAAAGGACGCATGAGATAATCCTTAATTCATGAATATTGATAATATAAGATTTCATTATCAAGTATCCACTTAATTGCTTCGATaaatgttttactttttctcaATATCCTAAAAAATGCTTTAAAGGAAAAGCAGTCTTctctttcaataaatattcctaaaaggaaaagggtaggttatatacatatatactcccaccaaaatatttctaatatataaagaaattaaatctaaaattttgttagggTTATAAATATATTCCACACGATTTTATACCTAAAGGACTGGTTGTCTTAATATTCTAGGTTTAAACATGAATTGAGATGATAGTTTGTTagagttttataaatataagcAAAAAATAttgcttatatatatatatgagtttgatttttgatattatatatagggAGAGAGAATATTATGGAGTTGTAgggtatatatatgtattggATCggaaatttgaaagaaaaagttagcTAATGTACGTACAAAAAAAGCatgaagaaacaaagaagatgTTTGTCAAGTCCACATTCCTATCCACTAACTCTgccctttcttcttcattgtCCAGTGTACTTTCTTTTCAACGCTCTTACcaactaaattttgaaatattttacaaCAAATTGAGGAGGGATTTGAATTCGAGATCTTCAAGAgctcacacacacatatatatttatttatttgaaacaaataaaaagtttagtgATACACGTTTTGTAACTTACTTTTCATtctaattttaagaaaaaaaaacccaaagtTTGTTacttgtttgaaaaatatctattttcttttgaaagttactatatttaatttgccTTTTATGGTGAGATGTTTTGTTATAATGCAGCTTAATTCCGTTATAACATgggtttaattattatattatatattcaattaaCATCCTCTTGTCTAATTAGGGTGGCACTGAGTGCAACCAGTCCAACGGAACTAATGGGGCCAGTGGGCAGACTTCCACCGGAGCTCCGTCGAGTAATGACGCGATGACGGTGACGGAGCACCAGGTTGTGAAGTTAATGGAGGAGGACATGGGCTCCGCCATGCAGTACTTACAAGGCAAAGGCCTCTGCCTCATGCCCATTTCTCTCGCCACCGCTATCTCCACCGCTACATGTCACAGCCGCCCAATCACGGCGTCCAAGGGCGGAGGAGATCCCCCCACCTCTCCCAGCCTTTCGGCGTTGACCGTCCAGTCAACTGCCTTGGGTAACGGCACCGTCGACAAACCCGTCAGAGACACCCTCTCCGTTTCCCGGCCGTGAGCTAACGGCGTCATGTCATTTGACCTGGTAAGCAAATGCCCACTAAAGTCTAAGGAAATATGGTTTCTCTCAATACGACGCCGTATTTGCTTAGCCTTTagtaggaaagaaaaaaaaaacccttttcttttacaatgaatctctctctctctctctctctctctctctctctctctaacttGTTTTCAATGTATattcccttttttatttaatgaaaaattattgtttgtcATGAtggaattaataaaataaaatattgggTAATAATGAACGagcttaattaaaaatgattattatgcttaaaaataacataatctTTTTATGTggaccatatatatatatagattaaacaacatgatttgattaatttagtAAGTTTTGGTTggtgtttattcttttttaatttaagatgtAGATTAGGACTTAAGTCAACCCTCTACAATGATTCACattgatttgtttgatttaaataaacaaaattgatgtGTGTTTTGGTATGATATATCATTGTTTAAACTTCAATTATGAAAGCTTAAACCAGTTTTGATTCCATTTTAAATACTTCCATTTTGACCTTAATTATGAAGGGCTCCCTTGATTATGactttatatttgttattattattattattatgcaatttttctaaaaatctgTTATTGATGgataatatttagaaaagaaaaaaaaaagctttatGACACtggttaaaatgtaaaatgattaaaaatagttCATTTATGTTAACTgaaatattaatgaatattgaaaagtattatagtgagaaaaaaatagtttttcttatcttttttaaatgtataggGTGATGGCATGTTGAATGTATTTATAGTAcgagaataaaataattacatatttCACGTAAAATTTGGTAGAGGACTAAAATTTTTATGTCCAATGTGGTTTTCTGATCgatcttttaaaattgaaagttatctATAAGTGATATTACTCATAGTTGGTAAATGTAGTagtttctaatatttgatatttaaaaaaagttagttGATTAGccaacatttgtttttctatgaatattttatctttgtacaatattttaaatttcttggctatttttaattttaattctactTAATTATAAGTGGGCCTGATTGGGCTGAAAATAATGGACTGATTTTCAGTTCCAATTCTCAACGAGCCGAATAATTTCGCGGGCCTCTTATATTGGTTCACCAATACATTTTGTGCTTGGAAAGCCGAAACTGAGAATgcaattctcttttttttaaaaaaaaaaaaaaaactaagaatgCAATTTAActtatatagaaattaaaaagcaaaagcaaaacaatatCTCAACTATATATGTCTAATAAATGaacttatataatttgaaattttaaaactttctaattttgagAGAAGAATAATCAATTAAAGAGTCTAGAAAAGGGTAtatggagtttttttttaaaagttatggGGTAGATATAAAAgatcataattaaatttagtagAGAATTAATCATTCCATCTTATATCTAAGATCTTTTGGGTGTGTTTTCAAGTGAATGTTGCATTATGGACAATAATGTCTTGTCTATATTGCTTTCGAGTTAACTAAGTGTCTCTTGAATAGGACGTCATTAATAACAATTCAACCAACCGATTTTAATGTTTagttatttggttcaaatcTGTCCACGTCCATTTGATTGgtacaatattataaatattataatttgaatgtagacatcatttataattaatatgtgaaaaataaatctcaaCTAAAATCACACTATGATCCAACTCTACATGGTCTCAatttcatcttaaatttgtgaTTTAATAAAATGCAACCAAAGATACCAATTTTCAATGGTGGAACTTACTATTTGGTACCTTCCTTTTCTTAACTACACTATTAAAGttcatattgaaaaaaactaatatatatatatatagttatcgTACCAATTTGTTGCTTGCATGTTCGTACATCTCATTatggttttcaaatatttcaaactcaaTCTATAGTTGAATAGACACATAATTTGTTGCAAAAACAATGTTAAAGAGTCAAACGATGGAGGATTTATGGATAATTGAGATattaaaacatgaaaaatgagaaaagatataattttaatcCAAACATTATTAGAGATTTAGATCACCTCAAGAGATTGATTTTAAACACATGCAATAATCATTCATTTGAAAGGACCATAGAGCTAGAAAAATGGTCTCACTAATAAGGTCAATGAATTATTTATAAGTTGATGTGATCATgaatctaatttatttatttagattttaagcTTTTTCACTagacaaattaaatatataaaatactaaTGTTTCTATCCatacaatttgaatttgaaaacattacATTGCCACTAACAATTGGTAGTGGCAAATTGACAAAAGTGAGAAGTCAATAGAGAAATTAGAggcattatttatttattgtggtGTGTGGGTGTAGGATTTTGTTCATGGCCATAATTAGTGCATCATTGctaccaaatttcaaaatcaatcttcttcttctacacaAATTATGTGGAAGACTACTCAATATGCACACATActgaaaataatttagaaactatatataatttttaaccGAAAATAAAGCAAGTGAAAGTGAGTATATATTTAGTaaagattgaaattaaaaaggtaaattttgaaacttaacaaccaaactgaaaaaaaagatcaacTAATAAAGAAAGTTGTAACCCTTTTTTGAAATCTAACgtctaaaaataaaagctaTAAATGGATACAACACTTAGATACCAAAAAGgtatttttctaattcatcaatatataataaggTTAAAGCTAATTTTGTATAGTGTGTGTATATTTGTTAGTGCAATGTATATATGTACTTTCACCTAGTTGAAAAATGCAACTATATGTCACTCTCCCATAAATTTTAATGGTCTTTTTGGTACTCacaaatcatttgaatttcTAACACAGATGCTCTATACATATTGATACAAAGATAATTATGTTGATCACTCACACCACTAAAAAAGCaaaatccataaaatttaatagataACACTattcagttttttttaaaaatctaattttggattttattatACACTTTTCATTCAAgattaaaatgttgatgtttatagaaaacaaaaagaaaaatcaaacttttaaataataatttacaattttacattttaagcTTAAatgcttttatatattacatttatattatcaaCGATTTTGTTTACATGCAGATTCAATTATATCAACATTTTACTACACACTCTCACTTATAGGCTGATTCTGCCCCATCAGATGACTAATTGAAAAGGATAAATGATATTATCAAATGTGTCGCTATATGATCTCATGTATATTCTTATACAATGTCAATTAATCGTGCACCCAAAAACgttaaagataaatttaattatatatcaaccATTTGTTTGATAACATGTTAAATCAAGAAACACATTTGTCCGTGCATTATAGTAGCAAGAAACTCAACCACACaaaagttgataaaatatCCCTATCACCACCATTATTAAATCAATCTGATTGCTCCAAACCGGAAGCCCCATCATAACTGCTTCCacacaaaacattaaaacaatatatttaaaagatattggaCATTAGTATTCCCAATTATCTCCATCTTTCAcgtcttttctctcttcaataTATAGCTTCCCTAAGCAGTATAATTTCTCAACTCTCTTTTTGTACATGAGAAATTTTTACTTATCTTTAGAAAGATTATTGTAGATATCTTTTTAGATCGATTTTGATTATGATCCAAAACCCCAATTAA
Coding sequences:
- the LOC101222794 gene encoding transcription factor bHLH66; translated protein: MRLTNSLPDLHTHRRNPPQETDASQLHHHHHQLQTSLFHPSTFSSDDFLDQILSTVPSPWELPPGLPSQPLPPSNPDNVEFHVGDTTPAAKMAMSLLQQQLLMSRGIVPASAGDDCGLLPMPGNNVVEVDGSSSSSFKCPNPTDHGSVVPSLFNEFAGFLNSTGPGSQNQNQSQGNSNSQIPNFGGPVSASTPPPAGPSSCGGAAAAAAPGQPRQRVRARRGQATDPHSIAERLRRERIAERMKALQELVPNANKTDKASMLDEIIDYVKFLQLQVKVLSVSRLGGATAAMPSRLPDLSTEGGTECNQSNGTNGASGQTSTGAPSSNDAMTVTEHQVVKLMEEDMGSAMQYLQGKGLCLMPISLATAISTATCHSRPITASKGGGDPPTSPSLSALTVQSTALGNGTVDKPVRDTLSVSRP